Within the Candidatus Dormiibacterota bacterium genome, the region TGATGTACGTCAACGGCGAGGACGAGGTCCGGGAGTACATCCAGGACGGCGTCTCGAGACGGCGGGCACAGAGCCAGAGCGCCAGCGCCGAGAGAGACCGGGCGGCGATCCGGATGCCCGCCTACCGCGCCACCCTCCGAACTGAAGAGATCAACGACCTGGTCGCGTACGTCATGGCGGTGGCGCAGATCGCCCCGATCGCCGACGCGGGCGTGTCCAAGGGACGGGACCTCGTCCGCCATTTCCACTGCGAGTCCTGCCACGGCATCGTCGGAAGCGGCGGAGTTCTCAACCCGGGATCTCTCAAGGGGTACGTCCCCGGGTGGGTGGGCTCCGATTACCCGGAGCTGGTCCTGAACGCGCAGGAGCTGCGCCAGTGGGTCCTCGACGGCGGCATCGATCGTCTCGCGAGCAAGCGCGTGGCGCGCTTCTTCATCAACCGGCAGCGCCTGCAGATGCCGGCCTACCGGCCGG harbors:
- a CDS encoding c-type cytochrome yields the protein MRRVWAWLGTIVLVGIAGWLGAPAAIRAYWWRQESNPVRRGAEIAARSGCFSCHGPDGGRGLPDPGTGQGVPQWDGGVPMMYVNGEDEVREYIQDGVSRRRAQSQSASAERDRAAIRMPAYRATLRTEEINDLVAYVMAVAQIAPIADAGVSKGRDLVRHFHCESCHGIVGSGGVLNPGSLKGYVPGWVGSDYPELVLNAQELRQWVLDGGIDRLASKRVARFFINRQRLQMPAYRP